Part of the Candoia aspera isolate rCanAsp1 chromosome 1, rCanAsp1.hap2, whole genome shotgun sequence genome, gggtttccttgtgcagttggttggccattgtgagaagagactgctggactagacGGGTCaaaggtctgatccagcagggggTTGCTTATGTTCTAATGTTCCTTGGTTGATAGCACAATTCGTGGTATAGAAGAGAAAAGATCTGAGCAGACATATCCTTAATTGAAAATTGAAGCTTCCCCTTAAGGAAGTAAAAAGCTTTATCTGTGTGGTGATTTGGTCAGTAATTTGTGGGGGAGCCATTCACAGACAAACAGAATAACATTAATGAAATCTTGGtgtctgtttttcctcttccttctctagGAGCAACCTGCCAAAATGTCTAGCAAGAAAGAGAATGCACACAAGAAATGGAGTGTCTTGAAAGAAAGGCTGGGGTCCCAGGATTCGGATCAAACAGAAGCCAACCTGGAAAACGCAGAGCCAGAGCTCTGCATTCGTCTCTTGCAGATCCCTTCAGTGGTGAATTACTCGGGGCTCAAGAAACGGCTGGAAAGTAGTGATGATAGCTGGATGGTCCAGTTTTTGGAGCTCTGTGGACTGGATCTACTCTTAGAAGCCCTAGACAGACTGTCGGGGAGAGGAGTTTCTAGGATCTCAGATGCCCTCCTGCAGCTGACATGCATCAGCTGTGTGCGGGCAGTAATGAACTCTCAGAAGGGCATTGAATATATCGTGAGCAATGAAGGTTATGTCAGGAAACTCTCCCAAGGTGAgggcacattctctctctctctctctctctctccctctctctctctctctctctctccctctccctctccctctccctctccctctccgcacccatccatccatccatccatccttttggGGAGAGGTCTGTGTTTTTTCATGATTTCATAGTACTGGCTCATTATTACAGCATTTTAAGGAATGCTTCCTTATCATTCCttattttaaataactttaaaataatttaaagttcAGGAATTACTAGGAAGCACAGAGGTTAGTGGGGCAACTGAATACTCTAGCAACCACAAGATGTGAAAAATCTGTTGGGCTTTGTCATCCATTATCTTGCACAGAAGTCAGGGGAGTACTGTGACTTGAAACAGACGCAGTAGAGGTGGGAGTGGGGACAGGGAGTTTCATGCCAgtgtagttttctgctgactcaagaatCGGTGGGTAATAGCTcttcagctcagcagtggggaaaggctttAAGAATGAAATGGCTGAAGGGTGTGTAAGAATGTCCTGTCTTGTGTTCTGCAACCCTCTCTCCAGTGGTCTGCAGCCTTCCTCTCCTTCCATGCATCAATTATATTCCAAGGAAAAATAACATGAGTGCCTGTGGTCAGAAAATCAGAACGTaactcataaaaataaataaactctcccCTGGCCTTTTTCAGATCAATAAAACTGGATAGTTAGGTCAACCACAAAGGAATGCATACAGAGAGATGCTGCG contains:
- the INF2 gene encoding inverted formin-2 isoform X4; this encodes MSSKKENAHKKWSVLKERLGSQDSDQTEANLENAEPELCIRLLQIPSVVNYSGLKKRLESSDDSWMVQFLELCGLDLLLEALDRLSGRGVSRISDALLQLTCISCVRAVMNSQKGIEYIVSNEGYVRKLSQALDTSNIMVKKQVFELLAALCIYSLEGHALALDALDHYKTVKNQQYRFSIIMNELSVTDNVPYMITLLSAINAVILGTEELRGRMQLRNEFIGLQLLDILTKLR